One part of the Musa acuminata AAA Group cultivar baxijiao chromosome BXJ1-5, Cavendish_Baxijiao_AAA, whole genome shotgun sequence genome encodes these proteins:
- the LOC135673074 gene encoding histone acetyltransferase HAC1-like isoform X3, translating into MNANTHISGQMSSQASTQMSGLPQQISNSVTSQMQNLDPRTMDPELIQVRRTMRQKIYNILQRRNHSGSSDWLHKIQEIVMRLEQRMFRDGVTRDEYLNLVSEPDENRFFSVIKNIISNRQHTSHQIRSSSTLGTMIPTPGIPHSGSTHSIISHSVENPTASGSSMGCLAATNMRSLQPTANGQADVNASFNAADVCNGYQQQATNFSLGSGGSIMMPSISSASIPGQSSQMIPTPGFINPHSVSVNTESSNATAFSSCESTIPSQTQQPKKFVGNQNSHVAHSFRGQIDAGFRSNIQQKAASHGLSNGIMNGGLGSIGSNMQLNRLAVSEGLLKTVPCSGLSKPTQQANQPRMPMSSSEQVLPVGGGGYAMKAVDVSGSDIFRGPSASVLSAMNNLNAGNSHSNLRTNSSLQYAQIRSHTIDSSLASQLTNEHLPQSQPPVQQSQQQPNQPYSQFIQNQCPLQHQQQHQQNQLMLKHDSLRQTSVNSFDEQLMAGPALVTQSESQASQRIQLPELQSQCHEGQAKIAQFLNHLSGSQALHVPVSQGSHQVMHPNQLANEFANEVNYLSSGSQGEEHLRVQHQIQPLQKAQMTDKLSNEEQPLELCQKTIGQDEVQQSHVSLERCITGSFAIAPQFSRGLTCGPEQPINKQNYVRQIRWLLFLHHARWCPAPKGQCQEINCTIVQELVIHMRSCNSEPCGYARCSASKGLLRHFRNCRAVDCPVCVSVRNYMAASRKSAHALSNAGSGSQTEANTSKAKTDIVLVETSNKQSVPKRMKIEHLPLLVPKNETSPVSLISRDQPYDSHEAQLQNCKQTDMNMSAKCETVDAKDDQCVISGQENLPIVGTGFSGNVNTKIDMDYGASDCIDCHVKQENMKQENMMAKEEMDQVRIEIKHGKSDQPTDQATGSKSGKPKIKGVSLMELFTPEQIREHIVSLRQWVGQSKAKAEKNQAREHSMSENSCQLCAVEKLTFDPPPIYCSICGARIKRNATYYTLGSGETRHYFCVPCYNEARGETIEVEGSTFQKTKLEKKKNDEETEEWWVQCDKCEVWQHQICALFNGRRNEGGQAEYTCPNCCVKEIDRGEWKPLPQSAVLGAKDMPRTILSDHIEQRLFKRLKLERMERARQLGKNLEEVPGAEGLVVRVVSSVDKKLEVKQRFLEIFQEENYPKEFPYKSKAVLLFQKIEGVEVCLFGMPDTRSVTGEALRTFVYHEILIGYLEYCKKRGFTSCYIWACPPLKGEDYILYCHPEIQKTPKSDKLREWYLSMIRKAAKENIVVEVTNFYDHFFVNTGECKAKITAARLPYFDGDYWPGAAEDMINQLRLEEDDRKQQKKGKTKKTITKRALKAAGHADLSGNASKDALLMHKLGETICPMKEDFIMVHLQYACTHCCILMVSGTRWVCNQCKNFQICDKCHEAEQRLEERERHPVTGREKHVLCAIEINDVVLDTKDEDEILESEFFDTRQAFLSLCQGNHYQYDTLRRAKHSSMMVLYHLHNPTAPAFVTTCNICQHDIETGQGWRCESCPDFDVCNACYQKEGGIDHPHKLTNHPSLADRDAQNKEARQKRVLQLRKMLDLLVHASQCRYPHCQYPNCRKVKGLFRHGIQCRIRASGGCVLCKKMWYLLQIHARACKESECNVPRCRDLREHLRRLQQQSESRRRAAVMEMMRQRAAEVAGSSG; encoded by the exons ATGAATGCAAATACTCATATATCTGGACAGATGTCTTCTCAAGCTAGCACGCAAATGTCTGGTCTGCCCCAGCAGATCAGCAATTCAGTGACGTCCCAGATGCAGAATCTTGATCCTCGAACTATGGATCCTGAACTTATTCAAGTCCGGAGAACTATGCGCCAGAAGAT TTACAATATACTTCAAAGAAGAAATCATAGTGGTTCCAGTGACTGGCTGCATAAGATACAGGAAATAGTAATGCGTTTGGAGCAACGAATGTTCAGAGATGGTGTGACAAGG GATGAATATTTGAATTTGGTCTCGGAGCCAGATGAAAATCGCTTTTTCTCAGTAATAAAGAATATCATTAGCAACAGACAACACACATCACATCAAATTAGATCTTCTTCTACCCTTGGAACAATGATACCGACGCCTGGTATACCACACAGTGGCAGCACTCATTCTATAATATCTCATTCGGTGGAAAACCCAACGGCCAGTGGTTCTAGTATGGGGTGTCTAGCCGCAACAAACATGCGAAGTTTACAACCAACTGCCAATGGTCAAGCTGATGTCAATGCTTCATTTAATGCTGCAGATG TTTGCAATGGTTATCAGCAGCAAGCTACCAATTTTTCTCTTGGTTCAGGTGGAAGTATTATGATGCCCTCAATAAGTTCTGCCAGCATACCAGGACAATCCAGTCAGATGATTCCAACCCCAGGATTCATTAATCCACATTCAGTATCAGTCAACACTGAATCTTCTAATGCAACTGCTTTTTCAAGCTGTGAGTCTACCATACCTTCACAGACACAGCAACCAAAAAAGTTTGTTGGAAACCAGAACAGCCATGTAGCACATAGTTTCAGAGGACAAATTGATGCTGGATTTAGGTCCAATATTCAGCAGAAGGCTGCCTCCCATGGATTGTCCAATGGAATCATGAATGGTGGTTTGGGGTCAATTGGAAGTAACATGCAGCTAAATAGGCTGGCAGTGTCAGAGGGGTTACTGAAGACGGTGCCTTGCAGTGGTCTTTCTAAGCCTACACAGCAGGCTAACCAACCAAGAATGCCAA TGTCATCATCTGAGCAAGTGTTGCCTGTGGGAGGGGGTGGATATGCAATGAAGGCAGTTGATGTATCAGGTTCGGATATCTTTCGTGGCCCTAGTGCATCTGTTTTATCTGCCATGAATAACCTCAATGCTGGAAACTCGCACTCAAATTTGAGAACAAATTCAAGCCTGCAGTATGCACAAATAAGGTCCCATACAATTGATTCCTCACTTGCGTCACAGTTAACAAATGAGCATTTACCACAATCTCAACCACCAGTGCAGCAATCACAACAACAACCTAATCAGCCTTATTCACAGTTCATTCAAAATCAATGTCCGTTACAGCATCAGCAACAGCATCAGCAGAACCAACTTATGTTAAAACATGATTCATTGAGACAGACTTCAGTAAATTCTTTTGATGAGCAGCTAATGGCAGGGCCTGCGCTTGTAACCCAATCCGAGTCACAAGCTTCACAGCGGATCCAACTTCCAGAATTACAATCTCAGTGTCATGAAGGTCAAGCTAAAATTGCTCAATTTCTCAACCATTTATctggttctcaagctcttcatgtccCAGTTTCACAGGGTTCACATCAGGTGATGCATCCAAATCAACTGGCTAATGAGTTTGCAAATGAGGTCAACTACCTCTCCAGTGGATCACAAGGGGAGGAACACCTTCGGGTTCAGCACCAAATTCAACCACTCCAAAAAGCACAAATGACAGATAAGCTTTCAAATGAAGAACAACCTCTGGAACTTTGTCAGAAAACAATAGGGCAAGATGAAGTTCAACAATCTCACGTCTCCCTTGAGAGATGTATCACTGGTTCTTTTGCTATTGCACCACAGTTTTCTAGAGGACTGACTTGTGGACCTGAGCAACCTATAAATAAACAAAACTATGTGAGGCAAATTAGGTGGTTGTTGTTTCTGCACCATGCTCGTTGGTGTCCTGCACCAAAGGGTCAATGTCAAGAAATTAATTGCACAATAGTTCAAGAGTTGGTAATTCATATGCGCAGCTGCAATAGTGAGCCTTGTGGATATGCACGATGTTCAGCTTCTAAGGGGCTTCTTCGCCATTTCCGTAATTGCCGAGCAGTTGATTGCCCTGTCTGTGTTTCTGTTCGTAATTATATGGCAGCATCTCGTAAAAGTGCTCATGCTTTGTCTAATGCTGGTTCAGGGAGCCAGACAGAGGCGAACACTAGTAAAGCCAAGACTGACATAGTGCTTGTTGAAACCTCAAATAAACAATCTGTGCCTAAGCGCATGAAGATTGAACATTTACCTCTTCTTGTTCCCAAAAACGAAACATCTCCAGTCTCACTTATTTCTAGAGACCAGCCCTATGACTCCCATGAAGCACAACTTCAGAACTGTAAACAAACTGACATGAACATGTCTGCTAAATGTGAGACAGTTGATGCAAAGGATGATCAATGTGTCATCTCTGGACAAGAAAACTTGCCAATTGTTGGCACGGGCTTCAGTGGAAATGTAAATACAAAAATTGATATGGATTATGGTGCCTCTGACTGCATTGATTGTCATGTCAAGCAAGAAAATATGAAGCAAGAAAATATGATGGCTAAAGAAGAGATGGATCAGGTAAGAATTGAGATTAAACACGGAAAAAGTGACCAGCCAACTGATCAAGCAACTGGAAGTAAATCAGGGAAACCAAAAATTAAAGGTGTTTCATTAATGGAGCTGTTCACTCCGGAGCAAATCAGGGAGCATATTGTTAGTTTGAGGCAATGGGTTGGTCAG AGTAAGGCCAAAGCTGAAAAGAATCAAGCAAGGGAACATTCAATGAGTGAGAACTCATGCCAGCTTTGTGCAGTAGAAAAACTTACCTTCGATCCACCCCCAATATATTGTTCCATATGTGGTGCAAGGATAAAGCGGAATGCTACATACTATACACTTGGAAGTGGTGAGACCCGACACTACTTCTGTGTTCCATGCTATAATGAGGCTCGCGGTGAGACTATAGAAGTTGAAGGTTCTACATTTCAGAAGACAAAGcttgaaaagaagaaaaatgatgaGGAAACAGAAGAATGG tGGGTGCAATGTGATAAATGTGAAGTTTGGCAACATCAAATATGCGCTCTCTTTAATGGTCGAAGAAATGAGGGTGGGCAGGCTGAATACACTTGCCCTAATTGCTGTGTAAAAGAGATTGACAGAGGTGAGTGGAAGCCCTTACCTCAAAGTGCTGTTTTAGGTGCAAAAGATATGCCAAGAACAATCCTCAGTGATCACATAGAACAGAGGCTCTTTAAGCGGCTCAAGCTAGAGAGAATGGAGAGAGCTCGACAGCTTGGCAAAAACTTAGAGGAG GTGCCAGGGGCAGAAGGACTTGTAGTCAGAGTTGTATCATCTGTTGACAAAAAGCTGGAAGTGAAGCAGCGTTTTTTAGAGATATTTCAGGAGGAAAATTACCCAAAGGAATTTCCATATAAATCCAAG GCTGTACTGTTATTTCAGAAGATTGAAGGTGTAGAAGTATGCCTCTTTGGAAT GCCTGATACGAGATCAGTCACGGGAGAAGCATTACGTACTTTTGTTTATCACGAAATCTTG ATAGGATATCTTGAGTATTGCAAGAAACGTGGGTTCACTAGCTGTTATATATGGGCTTGTCCCCCTCTTAAGGGTGAAGACTATATCCTTTATTGCCATCCTGAGATTCAGAAAACCCCAAAGTCTGACAAACTTCGGGAATG GTACCTATCTATGATTCGGAAAGCTGCCAAGGAAAATATAGTTGTTGAGGTCACTAATTTCTACGATCATTTCTTTGTGAATACTGGGGAATGCAAGGCTAAGATAACTGCAGCACGTCTGCCGTATTTTGACGGAGACTACTGGCCTGGTGCAGCAGAGGATATGATCAACCAACTTCGTCTTGAAGAAGATGATCGAAAGCAACAAAAGAAAGGGAAAACCAAAAAAACTATTACAAAAAGGGCTCTAAAAGCTGCTGGTCATGCTGATCTTTCTGGGAATGCCTCCAAGGATGCTTTGCTGATGCATAAA CTTGGTGAAACCATATGtccgatgaaggaagattttatcATGGTCCATTTGCAGTATGCTTGCACACATTGCTGTATACTAATGGTATCTGGGACACGATGGGTTTGCAACCAATGTAAAAATTTCCAAATTTGTGATAA GTGCCATGAAGCAGAACAGAGACTCGAGGAAAGGGAGAGACATCCAGTTACTGGTAGAGAGAAGCATGTCCTTTGTGCA ATTGAAATAAATGATGTGGTCCTGGATACAAAGGATGAGGATGAGATCCTAGAAAGTGAGTTTTTTGATACCAGGCAAGCATTTTTGAGCCTTTGTCAAGGAAACCATTATCAGTATGACACTCTGCGCCGTGCCAAGCATTCCTCTATGATGGTCTTATATCACCTTCATAATCCAACTGCACCTGCCTTTGTAACAACATGTAACATCTGCCAACATGACATTGAAACCGGACAAGGCTGGCGTTGCGAAAGTTGTCcagattttgatgtatgcaatgcTTGTTATCAGAAAGAAGGTGGTATTGATCATCCACATAAATTAACAAATCATCCATCACTGGCTGATCGTGATGCACAAAACAAAGAAGCTCGACAAAAACGAGTTTTACAG CTTAGGAAGATGCTAGATCTTTTAGTCCATGCCTCACAGTGCCGATATCCCCATTGCCAGTATCCCAACTGCCGTAAAGTTAAGGGTCTTTTCCGTCATGGTATACAATGCAGAATACGTGCTTCAGGAGGTTGTGTTTTATGTAAGAAGATGTGGTATCTTCTTCAAATCCATGCCCGAGCTTGTAAAGAATCAGAATGCAATGTACCACGTTGCAG AGATCTGAGAGAACACTTGAGAAGGTTGCAGCAGCAGTCTGAATCCAGACGAAGAGCTGCGGTAATGGAGATGATGAGGCAACGAGCTGCCGAAGTTGCTGGAAGCTCTGGATAA